A genomic region of Corticium candelabrum chromosome 6, ooCorCand1.1, whole genome shotgun sequence contains the following coding sequences:
- the LOC134181057 gene encoding uncharacterized protein LOC134181057, whose translation MCVSGCSCSTLLRAAAVVVLLALQACCVSSLSNQCLPSSVANNCPDPRDYAMYVDGTTANTTVVGGFFSVSMWDRISEETLDYVCTLCDANSAQFPPHRFAVEQAEALLYATDLINAMDRNRMLSYRLYDTCGNDQTHDNCVGSQMTWLASEKLPRVLASIVCPFYQKHSVSMPESEFVELTKSVVNEDSTEFLHTGFLSLLDNPFSYSSRVENDVYSPYYNRFLMLQQTCELQALVAVDFLAQEGWGDVTLVTSGDFCGGESTLLFKQQIDDKDLDCHFNVAYRRQRPPETTTDMPKDYTQLAIQTIGEAYEEDTANTYLHHRKFYDDLEQSTHIVYLSSIEFAVTTLQIFSESVLSHVNRTYSFLFGDFWGDPRKADTLFELIVQLVKNGHKVYALRNDINGTEVIQEHMASIRLNSYEWTRNTWLQRYWHSYYNCSDQCNANESLPAIIRPILRNYKAALVMVGVSLIREFVEIHYANHKELPETFDLGDGFLPFKANRTIENKETGNTLVFGETGHTHRSFYWQQPLQWQYRILELEMVIETESDTGGDRVYSRDMNVSEHTSNETMLGIGSNDTSNGTTGTTEFTYVLGGKEYGIWTIDSNGIESNNGHLYVFVNNSEFPTTPTVNSVDNNMNVDNNTIVDNSTNASVNSTVSSEIPTVVSTSTVNISDSVGNMTDFGSNTNGSLVNSTVMSTVMSTMTPIQQQPLPKFQTCPTTAVPTTTMPTTTVPTTSVPTTLTMKPTMKFIDDSCNPDKLHGMVGLVVVILLLLIAVCLVYIWNDSCVRIKSDNDETVRNDSNIKVSVKRVLRSPGYSIVLGLTLFSICICFWIIFGDESFDCDNRGDDFLVNLANGVCFTVLLIYVACRRFENRLGQLCLKIFGFLALVMIQLIVAAVAHFDKVEKFDDNSTAIEHCYQERGKSVVAGSYWFGAILLIAFIALLIVDLCVKKDEEDEHHLTVFDIIRTSIAVAASILYMIGLVFVVHVDSTSQCLNHGRWFIFLALFPAFVGLLVSALQTVKSIREKRREIQEYRYSIELLRIRSQSSQKHLYLFDGFPHLSAKTEGSSFMLDEDVLKEIGEVLIDPGRIDIKVTIGKGNFGEVFKGMLDTDNEVAVKSVQDVTSQKEVTDFIREGLQMKAFDHPNVMELVGICWLNDDSAKVRMTAPLIVLPFMERGDLKNYLRKSRPGKLSPEEALKSPINLAQLAKFCHQIGMGMEYLSKQGIIHRDLAARNCMVNNDLEIKVADFGLSREMSEGKDYYRMGHGGQLPVKWMAPESLIDFFFTEKSDVWAFGVTMWEVMTLAQVPYPGVSNQDVIPYLKRGNRLHKPDECPFELYEIMKRCWIINAEERPTFTSLVRDIEEFLTELMNYFDPNAADEPVPPDPYSNWSQARSAEIMEIEEQAERERANRENEPDGGEGLGLELLDKLGRGGDVVVNMTAVEENDETPRYHQSELENEETPRYHQSELDV comes from the exons ATGTGCGTCTCTGGTTGTTCCTGTTCCACATTGCTTCGTGCAGCTGCCGTTGTTGTGCTGCTAGCACTTCAAGCTTGCTGCGTTTCTTCACTATCAAACCAATGTTTACCGAGCAGTGTAGCAAACAACTGTCCGGATCCAAGAGACTACGCGATGTATGTCGATGGCACTACGGCTAACACCACCGTTGTCGGTGGCTTCTTCTCTGTATCCATGTGGGACAGAATTTCTGAGGAGACCCTCGACTACGTGTGCACTCTGTGTGACGCTAATAGTGCACAGTTTCCACCGCACCGCTTTGCTGTTGAGCAGGCCGAAGCTCTTCTGTACGCCACAGATTTGATCAATGCTATGGACAGGAACAGAATGCTGAGCTACAGGCTATATGACACCTGTGGGAATGACCAGACTCATGATAACTGTGTTGGAAGTCAGATGACTTGGCTGGCCTCTGAAAAACTGCCTAGAGTTTTAGCCTCTATTGTATGCCCGTTTTATCAAAAGCATAGCGTGTCGATGCCTGAATCGGAATTCGTTGAGTTGACAAAGAGTGTTGTGAATGAGGATAGCACAGAGTTTCTTCACACCGGCTTTTTGTCACTACTTGACAATCCGTTTTCCTACAGTTCTAGGGTGGAGAATGACGTTTATAGTCCCTATTACAACCGTTTTCTTATGCTGCAGCAAACCTGTGAGCTTCAAGCGTTGGTAGCTGTTGATTTTCTGGCACAGGAAGGTTGGGGTGATGTTACTCTTGTCACCAGTGGAGATTTCTGTGGTGGAGAGTCTACCTTGCTGTTCAAGCAACAGATCGATGACAAAGACCTGGACTGCCATTTCAAT GTTGCCTATCGACGGCAGCGACCCCctgaaacaacaacagatatGCCAAAAGACTATACACAATTGGCTATTCAAACCATTGGTGAAGCATATGAAGAAGATACGGCTAATACTTATTTACATCACCGTAAATTTTACGATGATTTGGAGCAGTCAACACACATTGTCTATCTCTCGTCTATTGAGTTTGCTGTTACCACTCTTCAAATCTTTAGTGAATCCGTTTTGTCACATGTCAATCGCACATATTCGTTTCTGTTTGGAGATTTCTGGGGTGACCCAAGAAAAGCAGATACCTTGTTTGAACTCATCGTACAATTGGTGAAAAATGGCCACAAAGTCTATGCTCTCAGGAATGATATTAATGGGACTGAAGTAATTCAGGAACACATGGCATCCATTCGTCTCAATTCATATGAGTGGACTCGGAACACGTGGTTGCAGCGATATTGGCACAGTTATTACAATTGTTCTGATCAGTGCAATGCTAATGAATCATTGCCTGCAATTATTAGACCAATTTTGAGAAACTACAAAGCTGCACTTGTCATGGTTGGAGTTTCTCTGATCAGAGAATTCGTAGAGATTCACTATGCTAACCACAAAGAACTACCTGAAACGTTCGATTTAGGTGACGGTTTTTTACCTTTCAAGGCCAATAGGACAATTGAGAACAAGGAGACCGGAAATACGTTAGTGTTTGGAGAAACAGGACACACACATCGCTCATTTTATTGGCAACAACCTTTGCAATGGCAATACAGGATTCTTGAATTAGAGATGGTGATCGAAACAGAAAGTGATACTGGAGGAGATAGAGTGTATTCTAGAGATATGAACGTCTCAGAGCATACATCAAATGAAACAATGCTGGGAATTGGGTCAAATGATACATCAAATGGAACAACTGGAACAACGGAGTTTACTTACGTTTTAGGTGGAAAAGAGTATGGGATATGGACAATTGATAGCAATGGGATAGAAAGCAACAATGGTCACCTCTATGTTTTTGTTAATAACTCTGAATTTCCCACTACTCCTACAGTCAACAGTGTGGATAATAACATGAATGTGGATAACAACACGATTGTGGATAACAGCACGAATGCCTCTGTAAACAGCACTGTCAGTTCGGAGATTCCCACTGTTGTTAGTACTTCTACTGTCAATATCTCCGACAGTGTTGGTAATATGACTGACTTTGGTAGCAATACTAATGGATCTCTTGTTAACAGCACTGTCATGTCCACTGTCATGTCCACAATGACACCAATACAACAGCAACCCCTTCCTAAGTTTCAAACATGCCCAACAACAGCAgtaccaacaacaacaatgccaacaacaacagtaccaACCACATCAGTACCAACAACGCTGACGATGAAACCAACGATGAAGTTTATTGACGACTCTTGTAATCCTGACAAACTGCACGGTATGGTCGGTCTCGTTGTTGTCATCCTTCTTCTGCTTATTGCCGTATGTCTCGTGTACATATGGAATGATAGTTGTGTACGAATAAAGAGTGACAATGATGAAACAGTAAGAAATGACAGCAATATAAAAGTGAGTGTGAAACGTGTTCTTAGATCACCAGGATACAGTATTGTGCTTGGTCTCACTCTGTTTTCGATCTGCATTTGCTTCTGGATCATATTCGGCGATGAGTCTTTCGATTGTGATAATCGTGGAGATGACTTCTTGGTGAATTTGGCGAATGGCGTTTGCTTCACTGTCTTACTGATTTACGTTGCCTGTCGAAGGTTTGAGAATCGTCTTGGACAACTGTGCCTTAAAATATTTGGCTTCCTTGCTTTGGTCATGATTCAGCTCATTGTGGCGGCTGTGGCTCACTTTGACAAAGTAGAGAAGTTTGATGACAACAGTACGGCAATTGAACATTGTTACCAAGAACGAGGCAAATCAGTAGTGGCTGGTTCGTACTGGTTTGGTGCCATTCTTCTGATTGCATTCATTGCTCTCCTCATTGTCGACTTGTGTGTAAAAAAGGATGAAGAAGATGAGCATCATTTGACTGTTTTTGACATTATCAGGACGTCGATTGCAGTTGCAGCCAGCATCCTGTACATGATTGGGTTGGTGTTTGTTGTGCACGTTGATAGTACATCACAGTGTCTTAATCATGGACGGTGGTTCATTTTCCTTGCGTTGTTTCCTGCATTTGTTGGTCTACTTGTGAGTGCTCTTCAAACTGTCAAAAGCATTCGTGAAAAGAGGAGAGAAATCCAAGAATACCGTTATTCTATAGAGCTGCTAA GAATTCGTAGTCAGTCTTCGCAAAAGCATCTCTATCTATTTGATGGATTTCCTCACCTCTCTGCCAAAACTGAAGGATCAAGCTTCATGCTTGACGAGGATGTCCTAAAAGAGATAGGCGAAGTGCTGATTGATCCTGGAAGGATAGACATCAAAGTTACAATTGGAAAAG GCAATTTTGGAGAGGTTTTCAAGGGTATGCTTGATACAGACAACGAAGTCGCAGTGAAATCGGTGCAGG ATGTAACTAGTCAAAAGGAGGTGACTGATTTTATACGGGAAGGACTGCAGATGAAGGCATTTGATCATCCCAATGTAATGGAACTGGTTGGGATCTGTTGGCTAAACGACGACAGCGCAAAGGTACGAATGACTGCACCGTTGATCGTACTACCATTTATGGAGAGAGGAGATCTCAAGAACTACCTGAGAAAAAGCAGACCAGGAAAGCTTTCTCCGGAGGAAGCATTG AAAAGTCCAATCAATCTTGCTCAACTAGCAAAGTTTTGTCATCAGATTGGTATGGGAATGGAATATCTCAGCAAGCAGGGCATCATTCATCGTGATCTTGCCGCCAGAAACTGCAT GGTGAACAATGATTTGGAAATAAAAGTGGCCGACTTTGGTCTTTCTCGTGAAATGTCTGAGGGCAAGGACTATTATAGGATGGGACATGGAGGCCAGCTGCCAGTGAAATGGATGGCACCTGAAAGTCTCATCGATTTCTTCTTCACAGAAAAATCTGACGTG TGGGCATTTGGTGTTACAATGTGGGAAGTCATGACTTTGGCTCAAGTTCCCTATCCTGGTGTCTCCAATCAAGATGTTATTCCCTACCTTAAACGAGGAAATCGTCTCCACAAACCTGATGAGTGTCCATTTGAATT ATATGAAATTATGAAGCGTTGCTGGATAATCAACGCGGAGGAACGTCCTACGTTCACAAGTCTGGTCCGGGATATTGAAGAATTCCTCACTGAGTTAATGAATTACTTTGATCCTAATGCTGCTGATGAACCTGTCCCACCGGATCCTTACTCAAACTGGTCTCAGGCACGTTCGGCCGAAATCATGGAGATCGAAGAGCAGGCTGAGAGAGAAAGAGCAAATCGTGAGAATGAGCCAGATGGTGGTGAAGGATTAGGATTAGAGCTTCTGGACAAGCTAGGACGAGGTGGTGATGTGGTTGTCAATATGACTGCAGTGGAGGAGAATGATGAAACACCTCGTTATCATCAGTCAGAGTTGGAGAATGAGGAAACACCTCGTTATCATCAGTCAGAGTTGGATGTTTAG